A genomic window from Pseudomonas argentinensis includes:
- a CDS encoding PP2C family protein-serine/threonine phosphatase, with product MSPSSVTRYRSAGHTHVGMVRKINEDACLDAPDNGLWAVADGMGGHASGDFVSSLIIDSLRALPPSAVLDTYRGAIIDTLDQVNGQVRVEAEKRGGATMGSTVVVLAARGAEALCLWAGDSRLYRLRNGDLQPISRDHSYVQELVDSGLLDDEAARSHPMGNIVTRALGVQDELELETATLEVRPGDTFLLCSDGLNKTVEDHELREVLGHEDPYQVVRSLVHLGLTRGAPDNITAVVIKAG from the coding sequence ATGAGCCCGTCGAGCGTGACGCGCTACCGGTCGGCCGGGCATACCCATGTCGGCATGGTGCGCAAGATCAACGAGGACGCCTGCCTGGACGCCCCGGACAACGGTCTGTGGGCCGTGGCGGACGGAATGGGCGGGCATGCCAGTGGCGACTTCGTCAGCAGCCTGATCATCGACAGCCTGCGGGCCTTGCCGCCCAGCGCGGTGCTCGACACCTACCGCGGGGCGATCATCGACACTCTGGATCAGGTCAACGGGCAGGTGCGCGTCGAAGCCGAGAAGCGCGGTGGCGCGACCATGGGCAGCACCGTGGTGGTACTCGCCGCGCGGGGCGCCGAAGCGCTCTGCCTGTGGGCCGGTGACAGCCGCCTGTACCGGCTGCGCAATGGCGACCTGCAGCCCATCAGCCGCGATCACAGCTACGTGCAGGAGCTGGTGGACAGCGGCCTGCTCGACGACGAAGCCGCGCGCAGCCACCCCATGGGCAATATCGTCACCCGTGCGCTGGGCGTGCAGGATGAGCTGGAGCTGGAAACGGCGACCCTGGAGGTGCGCCCCGGCGACACCTTCCTGCTGTGCAGCGACGGCCTGAACAAGACGGTCGAGGATCACGAACTGCGTGAAGTGCTGGGCCACGAAGACCCCTACCAGGTGGTGCGCAGCCTGGTGCACCTTGGCTTGACCCGGGGCGCGCCGGATAATATTACCGCCGTGGTGATCAAGGCCGGCTAG
- the tagF gene encoding type VI secretion system-associated protein TagF, whose translation MSTPGFYGKLAVRGDFIHRGLSPAFIEAWDTWLAAGLAASRQTLGEAWLDAYLVSPLWRFAVAPGLLGAEPVCGVMMPSVDRVGRYFPLTIALPLPADADLGQLVSGVDDWFERAEGLLLSTLEEGADAEAFERGVEALGSPMLAACSEQRQDASGAAIWSVENPQGRGLALMQQAWNGASLWWGNGSERVSPGLVRFTGLPPAEAFCRLLSESAGDQP comes from the coding sequence GTGAGTACACCAGGTTTCTACGGCAAGCTGGCCGTACGGGGAGATTTCATTCATCGCGGTTTGAGCCCGGCGTTCATCGAGGCCTGGGATACCTGGCTGGCGGCGGGTTTGGCGGCCAGCCGGCAGACCCTCGGCGAGGCCTGGCTGGACGCCTACCTGGTCAGCCCGCTGTGGCGTTTCGCCGTGGCGCCCGGCCTGCTCGGTGCAGAGCCGGTGTGCGGGGTAATGATGCCCAGCGTCGACCGGGTGGGACGCTATTTTCCGCTGACCATCGCCCTGCCGTTGCCGGCCGATGCCGATCTCGGCCAACTGGTCAGCGGCGTTGACGACTGGTTCGAGCGCGCCGAAGGGCTGCTGCTGTCGACGCTGGAGGAGGGTGCCGATGCCGAGGCCTTCGAGCGCGGCGTCGAGGCACTGGGCAGCCCGATGCTGGCCGCCTGCAGTGAACAGCGCCAGGACGCCAGCGGCGCCGCTATATGGTCTGTGGAAAACCCCCAGGGCCGCGGCCTGGCCCTGATGCAGCAGGCCTGGAATGGCGCCAGCCTGTGGTGGGGCAATGGCTCCGAGCGCGTATCGCCCGGGCTGGTCCGCTTCACTGGGTTGCCACCGGCTGAGGCCTTCTGCCGCCTGCTCAGCGAGTCTGCGGGAGACCAGCCATGA
- the tssM gene encoding type VI secretion system membrane subunit TssM: MKALFGFMARWVMPVLGLIALALVIWFIGPLIAIGGFEPLASTTARWTLIILLFAAWAAWRVMRILQARRNAAKVMQGLVEVAPDPTSVATAEELATLRQRMDEALNLLKRAKLGGGERRNLYELPWYVIIGPPGSGKTTALANSGLRFPLAEQMGAGAVRGVGGTRNCDWWFADEAVLLDTAGRYTTQDSHAAVDKAAWLGFLGLLKKQRSRRPIDGAFVAISLSDLLLGSDSERAAHAVAIRSRVQELYTQLGVRFPVYVMLTKLDLVPGFMEFFEGLSKEERAQVWGMTFTLDDGKSAEGPLQVFRSEFDALEARLNERLVERLQQERDPARRDLIYGFPQQFAALREALASFLDGVFKPNPYEERVLLRGVYLTSGTQEGSPIDRLIGAMAQSMSLDRQHLARQTGTGRSYFIEQLLRDVVFGERGLVGANPKVERQKRWLARGVIAATVVLVLGTAAVWFASFRANQAYIAAVDARVQPLRGELQALSPAQREVLAVQPLLNAIRNVSGDAPGWAEGFGLYQGDMLDSEASSVYRKLLIAVMAPRVLARLEEQLRGGGHSDFLYEGLKAYLMLGEAERYDADFIKAWIALDWDRSLPRDLLPEQREALNAHLAALYDRQPPVVRLDEHLIEDVRRQLQRLSVAQRAYDRVKRQKLPDGIPDFRVSEAAGRDAALVFTRKSGKPLNEPLSGFYTQRGYREAFLVGSVSQAGTLAEEQWVLGRSLDDGQDAAALALEVRRLYVQDYMRQWDALLADLDFVPVTSVAQAADVLRVLSGPTSPLKKLLQAVAKETDLQKEERLVAEKLKERGGDTVDRLKQQLGSLVGQSEEGAAQVLATEMDPITAHFAELNSLVEDAEGQPPAIDALLQDLNALYVQVSAMSGASGEALLGESRNQTTAAADQVRLSAERQPPVVQGFLKSVVSSTTGTMMGGIRNQLNAAWMSEVVSVYRQSLAGRYPLDRGSSRDATLDDFGHFFGQGGVLDSYFRRYLQPYVDTSASTWRWQPGAAQKLGIGSGVLQTFQRAASIREAFFRSGGTQPMVRFELRPVAMDASIEQFQLDLDGQQFTYDHGPARPVAMQWPSANGTGVVRLNISPAAVTGRSGITLEGPWAWFRLLDQSDLAQGNSPDRFTLRMRVDNASISSELRASSAFNPFRRQVVSGFSLPERL, from the coding sequence GTGAAGGCGTTGTTCGGTTTCATGGCCCGTTGGGTCATGCCGGTGCTGGGCCTGATCGCGCTGGCACTGGTGATCTGGTTCATCGGCCCGCTGATCGCCATCGGCGGTTTCGAGCCACTGGCGAGCACTACGGCGCGCTGGACGCTGATCATCCTGCTGTTCGCCGCATGGGCGGCCTGGCGGGTAATGCGCATCCTCCAGGCGCGGCGCAATGCGGCCAAGGTCATGCAGGGGCTGGTCGAGGTCGCGCCGGATCCCACCAGCGTGGCCACCGCCGAAGAGCTGGCCACCCTGCGCCAGCGCATGGACGAAGCGCTTAACCTGCTCAAGCGCGCCAAACTGGGCGGCGGTGAGCGGCGCAATCTCTACGAGCTGCCCTGGTACGTGATCATCGGCCCGCCCGGCTCCGGCAAGACCACCGCGCTGGCCAACTCCGGGCTGCGTTTCCCGCTTGCCGAGCAGATGGGCGCCGGCGCCGTGCGCGGCGTGGGCGGCACCCGCAACTGCGACTGGTGGTTCGCTGACGAAGCGGTGCTGCTCGACACCGCCGGCCGCTACACCACCCAGGACAGCCACGCGGCGGTCGACAAGGCCGCCTGGCTGGGCTTCCTGGGCCTGCTGAAGAAGCAGCGCTCGCGCCGGCCCATCGATGGCGCGTTCGTGGCCATCAGCCTGTCCGACCTGCTGCTCGGCAGTGACAGCGAGCGGGCGGCCCATGCGGTGGCCATCCGCTCCCGGGTGCAGGAGCTGTACACCCAACTCGGCGTGCGTTTCCCGGTCTATGTGATGCTCACCAAGCTGGACCTGGTGCCCGGTTTCATGGAGTTCTTCGAGGGCCTGAGCAAGGAGGAGCGCGCCCAGGTCTGGGGCATGACCTTCACCCTGGATGACGGCAAGAGCGCCGAGGGCCCGCTGCAGGTGTTTCGCAGCGAGTTCGACGCCCTGGAAGCACGCCTCAACGAGCGCCTGGTCGAGCGCCTGCAGCAGGAGCGCGACCCGGCGCGCCGTGACCTGATCTACGGCTTCCCCCAGCAGTTCGCGGCGCTGCGCGAAGCGCTGGCGAGCTTTCTCGATGGCGTGTTCAAGCCCAACCCCTACGAGGAACGGGTGTTGCTGCGCGGTGTTTACCTGACCAGCGGCACCCAGGAAGGCAGCCCGATCGACCGGCTGATCGGCGCCATGGCCCAGAGCATGAGCCTGGACCGCCAGCACCTGGCCCGCCAGACCGGCACCGGGCGCAGTTACTTCATCGAGCAGCTGCTGCGTGACGTGGTATTCGGCGAGCGCGGCCTGGTCGGCGCCAACCCCAAGGTCGAGCGGCAGAAGCGCTGGCTGGCCCGCGGGGTGATCGCCGCGACCGTGGTGCTGGTGCTTGGCACCGCCGCCGTCTGGTTCGCCAGCTTCCGCGCCAACCAGGCCTATATCGCCGCCGTGGATGCCCGTGTGCAGCCGCTGCGTGGCGAGCTGCAGGCGCTCAGCCCGGCGCAGCGCGAGGTGCTGGCGGTGCAGCCGCTGCTCAACGCCATCCGCAATGTCAGTGGCGATGCGCCAGGCTGGGCCGAGGGCTTCGGCCTGTACCAGGGCGATATGCTCGACAGCGAAGCCTCCAGCGTCTATCGCAAGCTGCTGATCGCGGTCATGGCGCCACGGGTGCTGGCGCGCCTGGAAGAACAGCTGCGTGGCGGCGGCCATTCGGACTTCCTCTACGAGGGCCTCAAGGCCTATCTGATGCTGGGCGAAGCCGAGCGCTACGACGCCGATTTCATCAAGGCCTGGATTGCCCTGGACTGGGACCGCAGCCTGCCCCGCGACCTGCTGCCCGAGCAGCGCGAAGCGCTCAACGCGCACCTGGCGGCGCTGTACGACCGCCAGCCGCCGGTGGTGCGCCTCGATGAGCACCTGATCGAGGACGTGCGCCGCCAGCTGCAGCGCCTGTCCGTCGCCCAGCGCGCCTACGACCGGGTCAAGCGTCAGAAACTGCCGGACGGCATTCCCGACTTTCGCGTCAGCGAAGCTGCCGGGCGCGACGCCGCGCTGGTGTTCACCCGCAAGAGCGGCAAGCCCCTGAACGAGCCGCTCAGCGGCTTCTACACCCAGCGCGGTTATCGCGAAGCGTTCCTGGTCGGCAGCGTCAGCCAGGCCGGCACGCTGGCCGAGGAGCAGTGGGTGCTGGGCCGCAGCCTGGACGATGGTCAGGACGCCGCTGCCCTGGCCCTGGAGGTACGGCGCCTCTACGTTCAGGACTACATGCGCCAGTGGGATGCGCTGCTCGCCGACCTCGACTTCGTGCCGGTGACCAGCGTGGCCCAGGCCGCCGACGTGCTGCGCGTGCTGTCGGGCCCCACCTCGCCGCTGAAGAAGCTCCTGCAGGCGGTGGCCAAGGAAACCGACCTGCAGAAGGAGGAGCGGCTGGTGGCCGAGAAGCTCAAGGAGCGCGGCGGCGATACCGTCGACCGTCTCAAGCAGCAGCTCGGCTCGCTGGTCGGCCAGTCGGAAGAGGGCGCAGCCCAGGTGCTGGCCACCGAGATGGACCCGATCACCGCCCACTTCGCCGAGCTCAACAGCCTGGTCGAGGATGCCGAAGGCCAGCCGCCGGCCATCGACGCGCTGCTGCAGGACCTCAACGCGCTGTACGTGCAGGTCAGTGCCATGAGCGGCGCCAGTGGCGAAGCATTGCTGGGCGAGTCGCGCAACCAGACCACTGCCGCCGCCGACCAGGTGCGCCTGAGCGCCGAGCGCCAGCCGCCGGTGGTGCAGGGCTTTTTGAAGTCGGTGGTCAGTTCGACCACCGGCACCATGATGGGCGGCATCCGCAACCAGCTGAACGCTGCCTGGATGAGCGAAGTGGTCAGCGTCTACCGCCAGTCCCTGGCCGGGCGTTATCCGCTGGATCGCGGCAGCAGCCGCGACGCGACCCTGGACGACTTCGGCCATTTCTTCGGCCAGGGCGGGGTGCTCGACAGCTATTTCCGCCGCTACCTGCAGCCTTATGTGGACACCTCGGCCAGTACCTGGCGCTGGCAGCCGGGCGCTGCGCAAAAGCTCGGTATCGGCAGCGGCGTGCTGCAGACCTTCCAGCGTGCGGCGAGTATTCGCGAAGCCTTCTTCCGCTCCGGCGGCACCCAGCCGATGGTGCGCTTCGAACTGCGCCCGGTGGCCATGGATGCCAGCATCGAGCAGTTCCAGCTCGACCTCGATGGCCAGCAGTTCACTTACGACCATGGCCCGGCGCGCCCGGTGGCCATGCAGTGGCCGAGCGCCAACGGCACGGGCGTGGTGCGCCTGAACATTTCGCCGGCGGCGGTCACCGGTCGCTCCGGCATCACCCTGGAAGGGCCGTGGGCCTGGTTCCGCCTGCTCGATCAGTCGGACCTGGCCCAGGGTAATTCACCGGATCGCTTCACCCTGCGCATGCGGGTGGACAACGCCAGCATTTCCAGCGAGCTGCGCGCCAGCAGCGCGTTCAATCCATTCCGCCGCCAGGTGGTGAGCGGTTTCAGCCTGCCGGAGCGTTTGTGA
- a CDS encoding DotU family type VI secretion system protein — translation MTIDDPFGALPGQTGKGSDPAGNDRTMIMPRPGGRTAEPARPAPAGSPPPAMPSAPPLAARGLGLNPIEAAAGPMLALLTRLRSTISHPAPASLRAQLLGYLRQFEDKARAAGVAQDEVMLARYVLCTALDEAVLSTPWGSASDWSKQSLLITLHNEAWGGEKVFQLLDHCLQNPRQRLNLLELLYLCISLGMEGRYRVMQDGRSQLDALRERVAATIRSSRGEIERELSPHWRGLVVARDRLRQFLPPWVAVAIGLAILLVLLFGLRMKLAAEAEPVFRNLHALGDVPVQTIDRPAQQPRIVERPRLAGFLAEEIRAQKVAVEDAVDRSVVTIRGDQLFASGSASIADDFQPLLLRIAEAIRKVNGRVLVTGHSDNRPIATLRYPSNWKLSQDRAQQVMDVLAAKTGQPARFRAEGRSDTEAVASNDTAEGRARNRRVEITVFAEGVE, via the coding sequence ATGACCATCGACGATCCATTTGGCGCCCTGCCCGGCCAGACCGGCAAGGGCAGCGACCCGGCGGGCAACGACCGCACCATGATCATGCCGCGCCCCGGTGGCCGCACCGCCGAACCCGCGCGTCCGGCGCCCGCCGGCTCGCCGCCGCCAGCCATGCCCAGCGCGCCGCCGCTGGCTGCCCGTGGCCTGGGCCTGAACCCCATCGAAGCCGCCGCAGGTCCCATGCTGGCGCTGCTCACCCGCCTGCGCAGCACCATTTCCCATCCCGCGCCGGCCAGCCTGCGCGCCCAACTGCTCGGCTACCTGCGCCAGTTCGAAGACAAGGCCCGCGCCGCCGGGGTGGCTCAGGACGAAGTGATGCTGGCGCGCTACGTACTCTGTACCGCCCTGGACGAAGCCGTGCTCAGCACGCCCTGGGGTAGCGCCAGCGACTGGAGCAAGCAGAGCCTGCTGATCACCCTGCACAACGAAGCCTGGGGCGGCGAAAAGGTCTTTCAGCTGCTCGACCACTGCCTGCAGAACCCCCGCCAGCGCCTCAACCTGCTGGAGCTCCTGTACCTGTGCATCAGCCTCGGCATGGAAGGCCGCTACCGGGTCATGCAGGACGGCCGCAGCCAGCTCGACGCCCTGCGCGAGCGGGTGGCGGCGACCATCCGCAGCAGCCGTGGCGAGATCGAGCGCGAGCTGTCGCCGCACTGGCGCGGCCTGGTGGTCGCCCGTGATCGCCTGCGCCAGTTCCTGCCGCCCTGGGTGGCGGTGGCCATCGGCCTGGCGATCCTGCTGGTGCTGTTGTTCGGCCTGCGCATGAAGCTCGCCGCCGAGGCTGAACCGGTGTTCCGCAACCTGCATGCCCTGGGTGACGTGCCGGTGCAGACCATCGACCGCCCGGCCCAGCAGCCACGGATCGTCGAGCGGCCGCGCCTGGCCGGTTTCCTGGCCGAGGAGATTCGCGCCCAGAAGGTGGCGGTGGAAGATGCCGTCGACCGCTCGGTGGTGACCATTCGCGGCGACCAGCTGTTCGCCTCCGGCAGTGCGTCGATCGCCGACGACTTCCAGCCGTTGCTGCTGCGCATCGCCGAAGCCATTCGCAAGGTCAACGGCCGGGTGCTGGTCACCGGCCATAGCGACAACCGACCCATCGCCACGCTGCGCTATCCGTCCAACTGGAAGCTCTCCCAGGACCGCGCCCAGCAGGTGATGGACGTGCTGGCGGCCAAGACCGGCCAGCCCGCGCGCTTCCGCGCCGAGGGGCGCAGCGATACCGAGGCGGTGGCGTCCAACGACACGGCAGAAGGCCGCGCGCGTAACCGCCGGGTGGAAATCACAGTCTTTGCGGAGGGCGTCGAGTGA
- the tssK gene encoding type VI secretion system baseplate subunit TssK: protein MSWNNRVVWSEGMFLRPQHFQQQDRYIETLVESRSHAVQPGAWGFSQLLIDSALLAQGKLAILSARGLLPDGTPFNIPENDAAPAPLNIDENLRDGIVYLALPLRRAGLRDTVEAGEPLGSARYLSSVHEVRDDNSSLESRAPVAIGSLALRLITERDGLDEHAAIGVVRVVEKREDRSLLLDDNYIAPLLDVGVSRPLSGFRHELLGLLHQRGEALAGRVVASGAGGASEIADFLLLQLVNRAQPLVAHLARIAPLHPEVLYRELVALAGEFSTFTAAERRPGEYPVYEHDDLTSTFAPVMLALRQALSMVIDSRAIPIPIVEKSYGVHVAMLADKSLLDSASFILVVRADVPGESLRGHFPQQAKIGSVEHIRDLVNLQLPGIGLLPLPVAPRQLPYHAGSNYFELDRGSDHWKQLIHSGGFAFHIAGQFPGLNLAFWAIRG from the coding sequence ATGTCCTGGAACAATCGTGTGGTTTGGTCGGAGGGAATGTTCCTGCGACCGCAGCACTTCCAGCAGCAGGATCGCTACATCGAAACCCTGGTCGAAAGCCGCAGCCATGCCGTGCAGCCCGGCGCCTGGGGCTTTTCCCAACTGCTGATCGACAGCGCCCTGCTGGCCCAGGGCAAGCTGGCGATCCTCTCGGCGCGCGGCCTGCTGCCGGATGGCACACCCTTCAACATTCCCGAGAACGATGCTGCGCCAGCGCCGCTGAACATCGACGAGAACCTGCGTGACGGCATCGTCTACCTCGCTCTGCCGCTGCGCCGCGCCGGTCTGCGCGACACCGTGGAAGCCGGCGAGCCGCTCGGCTCGGCGCGCTACCTGAGCAGCGTGCATGAAGTGCGTGACGACAACTCCTCGCTGGAAAGCCGTGCGCCAGTGGCCATCGGCTCCCTGGCGCTGCGCCTGATCACCGAGCGCGACGGCCTTGATGAGCATGCCGCGATCGGCGTAGTGCGCGTGGTGGAGAAGCGCGAGGACCGCAGCCTGCTGCTCGACGACAATTATATTGCGCCGCTGCTCGATGTTGGCGTCTCGCGGCCGCTGTCCGGTTTTCGCCACGAACTGCTCGGCCTGCTGCATCAGCGCGGCGAAGCTCTGGCCGGGCGGGTGGTGGCGTCCGGCGCTGGCGGCGCTTCGGAAATCGCCGATTTCCTGCTGCTGCAACTGGTCAACCGCGCCCAGCCGCTGGTCGCGCACCTGGCGCGCATCGCCCCGCTGCACCCGGAAGTGCTGTACCGCGAACTGGTGGCGCTGGCCGGTGAGTTCTCGACCTTTACCGCGGCCGAACGCCGGCCGGGCGAGTACCCGGTGTACGAACACGACGACCTGACCAGCACCTTCGCGCCGGTGATGCTGGCGCTGCGTCAGGCACTGTCGATGGTCATCGACAGCCGCGCCATCCCGATTCCCATCGTCGAGAAATCCTACGGCGTGCACGTGGCGATGCTCGCCGACAAGTCGCTGCTCGACTCGGCCAGCTTCATCCTCGTGGTGCGGGCCGACGTGCCGGGCGAAAGCTTGCGTGGGCATTTCCCGCAGCAGGCCAAGATCGGCTCGGTGGAGCACATCCGCGACCTGGTCAATCTGCAACTGCCGGGCATCGGCCTGCTGCCGCTACCGGTGGCGCCGCGCCAGCTGCCGTACCACGCCGGCTCCAACTATTTCGAACTGGACCGGGGCAGCGATCACTGGAAGCAGCTGATCCACTCCGGCGGTTTCGCTTTCCATATCGCAGGCCAGTTCCCGGGCCTGAACCTGGCCTTCTGGGCCATCCGAGGCTGA
- the tssJ gene encoding type VI secretion system lipoprotein TssJ, translated as MPRILTLLVFLLLGACASGPKEPVPTTVELQLQASRDLNPALDSAASPVWVQIYQLRNASTFSRADFFSLVDRADATLAGELIETERFVMRPGETQRRSLTLDDATRHLGVVVAYRALDRSIWRQVIEIPAHQASALRLQLDAYAISAAPLPPLE; from the coding sequence ATGCCAAGGATTTTGACACTGCTGGTCTTTCTGCTGCTCGGCGCCTGCGCCTCGGGGCCGAAGGAGCCGGTGCCCACCACCGTCGAATTGCAGCTACAGGCCAGCCGCGACCTCAACCCGGCGCTCGACAGCGCGGCTTCACCGGTCTGGGTGCAGATCTACCAGCTACGCAATGCCTCGACCTTTTCCCGTGCCGACTTCTTCTCGCTGGTCGACCGCGCCGACGCCACCCTGGCTGGCGAGCTGATCGAAACCGAGCGTTTCGTGATGCGCCCCGGCGAAACCCAACGCAGATCGCTGACCCTCGACGACGCTACCCGCCACCTTGGCGTGGTGGTGGCCTACCGTGCCCTCGATCGTTCGATCTGGCGCCAGGTCATCGAAATTCCTGCCCATCAGGCCAGCGCCCTGCGCTTGCAGCTGGACGCCTATGCCATCAGCGCCGCGCCGCTGCCCCCTCTTGAGTGA
- the tagH gene encoding type VI secretion system-associated FHA domain protein TagH, producing MPLRLFITTYHKLTPGQRAEVELDRGELKIGRSAGNDWVLPDPERLVSSQHCVIQYRDGTYYITDTSTNGVILQNAGTRLRRGSSEPLADGEVLKIGEYEIRVQISGISVAPAAPPASGMADDPFNSFEALLSRSAQPLEMPPVSPGPAAPAPRRDSPFDTKPDLFDFLSPPPAVAPSVSDHVPAQQHDFRPPRPSQPAPAAVPDAAPAAVIPGDWDPFADLQAASKSQPLPGPFAAPPQVDALQIPDPFAEPPKAQAPPIPDPFADLAPMPAVEIPPFAVQESPVQPLPSVEPVTTPQPAPAAQGALGDDQLLEAFLRGAGLQHLRLDRAAAAAQMEAIGRSYRLMVEGLIDVLRARASLKGEFRMAQTMIQPVQNNPLKFAPNVDEALLMLLRHDNQAFMAPDQAVGESFDDLRAHQLALMAGVQAAIKYLLARFEPRELEGRLNKPSGLSALLPNGRRAHYWELFTELYATISQEAEDGFQELFGREFSRAYEEHIARLRGR from the coding sequence ATGCCGTTGCGCTTGTTCATCACCACGTACCACAAGCTGACCCCCGGGCAACGGGCCGAGGTCGAGCTCGATCGCGGTGAGCTGAAGATCGGGCGCAGCGCCGGCAATGACTGGGTGCTGCCCGACCCGGAGCGGCTGGTCTCCAGTCAGCACTGCGTCATCCAGTATCGCGACGGCACCTACTACATCACCGATACCAGCACCAACGGGGTGATCCTGCAGAACGCCGGCACCCGCCTGCGCCGCGGCAGCAGCGAGCCGCTGGCAGATGGCGAGGTGCTGAAGATCGGCGAGTACGAGATTCGCGTGCAGATCAGCGGCATCAGTGTGGCGCCTGCCGCGCCGCCGGCATCCGGCATGGCCGACGACCCGTTCAACAGTTTCGAGGCGCTGCTCAGCCGCAGTGCCCAGCCGCTGGAGATGCCGCCGGTCAGTCCTGGGCCTGCTGCACCGGCGCCGCGTCGCGATTCGCCGTTCGACACCAAGCCGGATCTGTTCGACTTCCTCAGCCCGCCGCCGGCGGTGGCGCCATCGGTGTCCGACCATGTGCCGGCGCAGCAGCACGACTTCCGCCCGCCGCGGCCTTCGCAGCCGGCGCCTGCCGCCGTGCCCGACGCGGCGCCGGCCGCGGTGATCCCGGGGGACTGGGATCCGTTCGCCGACCTGCAGGCCGCGTCGAAGTCTCAACCCCTTCCTGGTCCTTTCGCCGCGCCACCGCAAGTGGATGCGTTGCAGATTCCCGATCCCTTCGCCGAACCGCCGAAGGCGCAGGCCCCGCCGATCCCGGATCCGTTCGCCGATCTGGCACCGATGCCGGCGGTGGAAATCCCGCCCTTCGCCGTGCAAGAGTCGCCGGTGCAGCCACTGCCCAGTGTCGAACCCGTCACGACGCCCCAACCTGCACCTGCTGCCCAGGGTGCACTTGGCGATGACCAGTTGCTGGAGGCCTTTCTGCGCGGCGCCGGCCTGCAGCACCTGCGTCTGGACCGTGCGGCCGCAGCGGCGCAGATGGAGGCCATCGGCCGCAGCTACCGGCTGATGGTCGAGGGGCTGATCGACGTGCTGCGTGCGCGGGCCAGCCTCAAGGGCGAATTCCGCATGGCGCAGACCATGATCCAGCCGGTGCAGAACAACCCGCTGAAGTTCGCCCCCAACGTCGACGAAGCGCTGCTGATGCTGCTGCGTCATGACAACCAGGCATTCATGGCGCCGGATCAGGCGGTGGGCGAAAGCTTCGACGACCTGCGCGCCCACCAGTTGGCGCTGATGGCGGGCGTGCAGGCGGCCATCAAGTATTTGCTCGCGCGCTTTGAACCGCGTGAACTGGAAGGGCGTCTGAACAAGCCGAGCGGGCTCTCGGCACTGTTGCCCAATGGCCGTCGGGCGCACTATTGGGAGCTGTTTACCGAGCTGTACGCGACCATTTCCCAGGAGGCCGAGGACGGTTTCCAGGAACTGTTCGGTCGTGAATTCAGCCGTGCCTACGAAGAACACATTGCGAGACTGAGGGGCCGTTGA